Proteins encoded by one window of Panicum virgatum strain AP13 chromosome 7N, P.virgatum_v5, whole genome shotgun sequence:
- the LOC120681493 gene encoding uncharacterized protein LOC120681493 has product MEALLPSSISPKISTILQSHVYPRVGRVLRALARFKSLLLDALGETKRGARAKKRRAIRCRSRKRSKQVASVFTKPHLAWPGGLSSSPARGAAALDASYHVYPSLESAWNAAVVPAGPAGDGTAAAAEYCGYLRWLEEEMPPDDVMVVEEEDDEEEEDVDGGGNEIDILAEKFIARCRANFLLEKQESYDRRCQEIIARSI; this is encoded by the coding sequence ATGGAGGCGCTGCTCCCGAGCTCCATCTCGCCAAAGATCAGCACCATCCTCCAATCCCACGTCTACCCGCGCGTCGGCCGCGTCCTGCGCGCGCTCGCCAGGTTCAAGTCCTTGCTCCTCGACGCGCTCGGCGAGACCAAGAGGGGCGCGCGGGCCAAGAAGAGGCGCGCCATCCGCTGCCgctcgaggaagaggagcaAGCAGGTAGCCAGCGTCTTCACGAAGCCGCATCTCGCCTGGCCCGGCGGATTGTCGTCGTCGCCAgctcggggagcggcggcgctggacgcGAGCTACCACGTGTACCCGTCCTTGGAGTCGGCGTGGAACGCGGCGGTGGTTCCGGCGGGTCCCGCCGGggacgggacggcggcggcggccgagtaCTGTGGGTACCTGCGCTGGCTCGAGGAGGAGATGCCGCCGGATGATGTAATGGTCGTCgaagaagaggatgacgaggaggaggaagacgtcgacggcggcgggaaTGAGATCGACATTCTAGCGGAGAAGTTCATCGCGAGGTGCCGCGCCAACTTCTTGCTGGAGAAGCAGGAGTCGTACGACCGGAGGTGTCAGGAGATCATAGCCAGGAGCATCTGA
- the LOC120680843 gene encoding probable plastid-lipid-associated protein 13, chloroplastic isoform X3, giving the protein MKPILISSSEIFSRFPRGSPPPPRTVYCSTREKPTGYSSSGMAAAVALTTASPARLPSFRGRRDGRVRLSPRRPRPRYSGSCRAMAQTFQGGPAASYAREMERLSAKESLLLAFKDAGGFEALVSGKTTEMQRIDVNERIVGLERLNPTPRPTTSPFLEGRWNFEWFGDSSPGAFAARLLFERSPTTVAHFMGLDVLIKDGYTKFSSNLKFLNTIQSKFLLTTQLSVEGPVRMKEEYVEGLIEIPKISEETLPEQLKGLLGQTAGALQQLPSPIRDAVSEGLKLPLSGTFQRLFMISYLDEEILIIRDAAGAPDVLTRLEGPQPNPIDGAADAVISEYES; this is encoded by the exons ATGAAGCCCATTTTGATCTCCTCCTCGGAGATATTCTCTCGATTTCCACGGGggtcgccaccaccaccgcggaCGGTATACTGTAGCACGAGAGAGAAACCTACAGGCTATAGCTCGTCGGGCATGGCGGCCGCCGTGGCGCTGACGACGGCCTCTCCTGCCCGTCTCCCTTccttccgcggccgccgcgatgGCCGGGTGCGCCTCTCGCCCcgacgcccccgcccccgctacTCTGGGAGCTGCAGGGCCATGGCGCAGACCTTTCAGGGTGGGCCCGCCGCCAGTTACGCCCGCGAGATGGAGCGCCTCTCCGCCAAGGAGTCGCTCCTCCTAGCC TTTAAAGATGCTGGGGGATTCGAGGCCTTGGTTAGCGGTAAGACCACAGAGATGCAGAGGATCGATGTCAACGAGCGGATCGTTGGACTTGAACGGCTGAACCCCACACCACGCCCCACAAC ATCGCCCTTCCTGGAAGGTCGATGGAACTTTGAATGGTTTGGTGACAGCAGTCCTGGAGCATTTGCAGCCCGGCTTTTGTTTGA GAGATCACCTACAACTGTTGCACACTTTATGGGACTTGACGTGTTGATCAAGGATGGATACACCAAATTCTCATCTAACCTCAAGTTCTTAAATACG ATACAAAGCAAATTCCTCCTCACCACACAATTATCCGTTGAGGGCCCTGTCAGGATGAAAGAGGAATATGTTGAGGGCCTTATAGAGATTCCCAAAATTAGCGAAGAAACGTTGCCTGAGCAATTAAAGGGCTTGCTTGGGCAGACTGCAGGAGCTCTGCAACAACTTCCTAGCCCTATTAGGGATGCTGTTTCAGAGGGGCTTAAATTGCCACTTA GTGGAACGTTCCAACGCTTATTCATGATCTCTTACTTGGATGAAGAAATATTG ATTATCAGAGATGCTGCTGGAGCACCTGATGTCTTAACCAGACTGGAGGGGCCACAACCAAATCCAATTGATGGCGCAGCAGATGCAGTGATATCAGAATATGAAAGCTAA
- the LOC120683123 gene encoding cell division protein FtsZ homolog 1, chloroplastic-like — translation MASRGAASSASALVRLPGRAHLRASPRSGWRDHRRPRRTTARCSFAPVETARIKVVGVGGGGNNAVNRMIGSGLQGIEFYAINTDSQALITSQAQYPLQIGEQLTRGLGTGGKPNLGEQAAEESREAIATALRDSDLVFITAGMGGGTGSGAAPVVAQISKEAGYLTVGVVTYPFSFEGRKRSLQALEALEKLEKSVDTLIVIPNDKLLDVADENTPLQDAFLLADDVLRQGVQGISDIITIPGLVNVDFADVKAVMKNSGTAMLGVGVSSSKNRAQEAAEQATLAPLIGSSIEAATGVVYNITGGKDITLQEVNKVSQIVTSLADPSANIIFGAVVDDRYTGEIHVTIIATGFPQSFQKSLLADPKGARMVEAKEKASSIAHKAAAAAVQPVPASAWSRRLFS, via the exons ATGGCCTCGCGCGGTGCTGCCTCCTCGGCTTCCGCCCTCGTCCGCCTTCCGGGCCGGGCTCACCTGCGCGCCTCGCCACGAAGCGGGTGGCGGGACCACAGGCGGCCCCGCCGCACGACCGCTCGGTGCTCGTTCGCGCCGGTGGAGACGGCGAGGATAAAGGTGGTGGGCGTCGGAGGCGGTGGCAACAACGCCGTCAACCGCATGATCGGCAGCGGCCTCCAG GGTATTGAATTTTATGCTATAAACACGGATTCCCAGGCCCTTATTACTTCACAAGCGCAGTATCCTCTGCAAATTGGGGAGCAGTTGACTCGTGGACTAG GTACTGGTGGAAAACCAAATTTGGGAGAGCAGGCTGCTGAGGAATCAAGAGAAGCCATAGCCACTGCCCTGAGGGATTCAGATCTTGTCTTTATAACAGCTGGAATGGGTGGAGGTACTGGATCCGGTGCTGCTCCAGTTGTTGCCCAGATATCAAAGGAAGCTGGTTATCTTACCGTTGGTGTTGTCACCTATCCATTCAGCTTTGAAGGCCGTAAACGCTCTCTACAG GCACTGGAAGCACTAGAGAAGCTAGAAAAGAGTGTAGACACACTTATTGTGATCCCAAACGATAAGTTGTTAGATGTTGCCGATGAAAACACGCCCTTGCAAGATGCGTTCCTTCTTGCAGATGATGTCCTTCGTCAGGGTGTTCAAGGAATATCGGACATCATCACG ATACCTGGACTAGTAAATGTTGATTTTGCTGATGTGAAAGCTGTCATGAAAAACTCTGGAACTGCCATGCTTGGCGTTGGTGTTTCTTCCAGTAAAAATCGGGCCCAAGAAGCTGCTGAGCAGGCAACACTTGCTCCCTTGATTGGATCATCCATTGAGGCAGCTACTGGCGTCGTGTACAATATCACTGGTGGAAAGGACATCACTTTGCAAGAAGTGAACAAAGTATCCCAG ATTGTTACAAGCCTTGCCGATCCTTCAGCAAACATAATTTTTGGTGCTGTTGTTGATGACCGCTACACTGGTGAGATACACGTGACAATCATCGCAACAGGGTTTCCACAATCCTTCCAGAAATCCCTTCTGGCTGATCCCAAGGGAGCACGGATGGTGGAAGCCAAAGAGAAGGCATCAAGCATCGCCCataaagcagcagcagctgcggtTCAACCAGTGCCTGCCTCGGCTTGGTCCCGAAGACTCTTCTCCTGA
- the LOC120680843 gene encoding probable plastid-lipid-associated protein 13, chloroplastic isoform X4, producing MKPILISSSEIFSRFPRGSPPPPRTVYCSTREKPTGYSSSGMAAAVALTTASPARLPSFRGRRDGRVRLSPRRPRPRYSGSCRAMAQTFQGGPAASYAREMERLSAKESLLLAYQYQFKDAGGFEALVSGKTTEMQRIDVNERIVGLERLNPTPRPTTSPFLEGRWNFEWFGDSSPGAFAARLLFERSPTTVAHFMGLDVLIKDGYTKFSSNLKFLNTIQSKFLLTTQLSVEGPVRMKEEYVEGLIEIPKISEETLPEQLKGLLGQTAGALQQLPSPIRDAVSEGLKLPLNYQRCCWST from the exons ATGAAGCCCATTTTGATCTCCTCCTCGGAGATATTCTCTCGATTTCCACGGGggtcgccaccaccaccgcggaCGGTATACTGTAGCACGAGAGAGAAACCTACAGGCTATAGCTCGTCGGGCATGGCGGCCGCCGTGGCGCTGACGACGGCCTCTCCTGCCCGTCTCCCTTccttccgcggccgccgcgatgGCCGGGTGCGCCTCTCGCCCcgacgcccccgcccccgctacTCTGGGAGCTGCAGGGCCATGGCGCAGACCTTTCAGGGTGGGCCCGCCGCCAGTTACGCCCGCGAGATGGAGCGCCTCTCCGCCAAGGAGTCGCTCCTCCTAGCC TATCAATATCAGTTTAAAGATGCTGGGGGATTCGAGGCCTTGGTTAGCGGTAAGACCACAGAGATGCAGAGGATCGATGTCAACGAGCGGATCGTTGGACTTGAACGGCTGAACCCCACACCACGCCCCACAAC ATCGCCCTTCCTGGAAGGTCGATGGAACTTTGAATGGTTTGGTGACAGCAGTCCTGGAGCATTTGCAGCCCGGCTTTTGTTTGA GAGATCACCTACAACTGTTGCACACTTTATGGGACTTGACGTGTTGATCAAGGATGGATACACCAAATTCTCATCTAACCTCAAGTTCTTAAATACG ATACAAAGCAAATTCCTCCTCACCACACAATTATCCGTTGAGGGCCCTGTCAGGATGAAAGAGGAATATGTTGAGGGCCTTATAGAGATTCCCAAAATTAGCGAAGAAACGTTGCCTGAGCAATTAAAGGGCTTGCTTGGGCAGACTGCAGGAGCTCTGCAACAACTTCCTAGCCCTATTAGGGATGCTGTTTCAGAGGGGCTTAAATTGCCACTTA ATTATCAGAGATGCTGCTGGAGCACCTGA
- the LOC120682194 gene encoding forkhead box protein D2-like, which produces MVSDQEIASCVESLLRGSAGGSGEASLAAVLQQAEAKFGTDLSHKAQFIRDQMDLFFGPRLQPQPPPKPQAAPPPQAITTAASVPQPQAQVLQQAQAPPLAQQIQAQPQQHQQLAALQPQLIFQAMPQLPAPATIPAVSSPPAVPAMAFYPPPPLAFRYTTGLGGAATGGTVSFQQPAPGVGGTALPTAASQVAGDNKESASKRKRGGPGGLNKVCAISPELQTIVGETAMSRTQIVKQLWAYIRQNNLQDPDDKRKIICNDELRVVFGTDTTDMFKMNKLLAKHITPLDPKDQIRNVKRMKAPTETPQHGQLINQPSVIISDALAKFIGTDGTFPQEDALKYLWDYIKANQLEDVINGSILCDSKLQELFGCESIPMSGLSEMLGHHFIKKT; this is translated from the exons ATGGTGTCCGACCAGGAGATCGCTAGCTGCGTCGAGTCCCTCCTCCGCGGCTCCGCCGGCGGGTCCGGGGAGGCCTCGCTTGCCGCCGTGCTGCAGCAGGCGGAGGCCAAGTTCGGAACGGACCTCTCCCACAAGGCGCAGTTCATCCGCGACCAGATGGACCTCTTCTTCGGCCCGCGCctccagccgcagccgccgcccaaaCCCCAGGCGGCCCCTCCGCCGCAGGCTATTACAACCGCGGCCTCCGTGCCGCAGCCCCAGGCTCAGGTCCTGCAGCAGGCGCAGGCCCCGCCTCTTGCACAGCAGATTCaggcgcagccgcagcagcaccagcagctcGCGGCGCTCCAGCCGCAGCTCATCTTCCAGGCCATGCCTCAGCTCCCTGCCCCAGCCACCATCCCTGCGGTGTCCTCACCGCCGGCCGTACCAGCCATGGCCTtctacccgccgccgccgctcgccttccGCTACACCACCGGCCTAGGCGGGGCCGCCACGGGTGGGACCGTCTCCTTCCAACAGCCGGCCCCTGGAGTCGGGGGCACTGCTCTCCCCACCGCGGCATCGCAGGTCGCCGGCGACAACAAGGAAAG TGCTTCTAAGCGGAAAAGGGGTGGACCTGGTGGTTTAAATAAAGTTTGTGCAATTTCACCTGAACTTCAGACCATTGTTGGCGAGACTGCTATGTCAAGAACTCAG ATTGTGAAGCAGCTGTGGGCATATATCAGGCAGAATAATCTTCAAGATCCTGATGACAAAAGAAAGATCATTTGCAATGATGAACTTCGTGTGGTTTTTGGAACTGACACCACTGACATGTTTAAGATGAACAAATTGTTGGCTAAGCACATTACCCCACTTGATCCAA AAGATCAAATTCGCAACGTGAAAAGAATGAAGGCTCCCACCGAGACTCCTCAACATGGACAACTCATTAATCAACCCTCTGTGATTATTTCTGACGCGCTAGCAAAGTTTATTGGAACTGATGGAACATTCCCTCAAGAGGATGCTCTGAAATACCTCTGGGATTACATAAAGGCAAACCAACTCGAG GATGTCATCAATGGATCGATATTATGTGATTCAAAACTTCAAGAGCTATTTGGCTGTGAAAGCATTCCTATGTCAGGATTATCAGAAATGCTTGGTCACCACTTCATCAAGAAGACATAG
- the LOC120682193 gene encoding protein PHOSPHATE STARVATION RESPONSE 1-like isoform X1, whose translation MMNAKKIKLHDHHYGSPLCDPQMFPAAAAAAGLSFHPGLVSSLPQQHGGSGSWLHEEYTPTPRTAPATQGSCVGADTAAFFATEHLLGMVRFDFPLGTTTLPATMTTAKTPPFIRSPEAEQLYRPVGPLLHRDNSVRTYYVRPQHRDAPEAPPALKLPLQQQQEQGHALYGNGSTGRLLGGEPKAHSFSPHVTANTLLPAMEAPGMQSPTENPLSRSCSIGAPGTHTGNVVAAPGHGAPSKTRIRWTQDLHERFVDCVNQLGGADKATPKGILKLMNSGVLTIYHIKSHLQKYRIAKYMPASTSEGKQEKRATGNDAQNLDPSTGMQITEALRVQLDVQRRLHEQLEIQRNLQLRIEAQGKKLQKMFEEQLKASRTVREPPEEQPVQSAGAAAFAGVGEQDDEDAFDDVQLLSVAGSGYNDARFPSKIS comes from the exons ATGATGAACGCCAAGAAGATTAAGCTGCACGACCACCACTACGGATCGCCGCTGTGCGACCCACAGAtgttcccggccgccgccgccgccgctgggctcTCCTTCCACCCGGGGCTCGTGAGCTCCTTGCCGCAGCAGCACGGCGGCTCTGGCAGCTGGCTGCACGAGGAGTACACCCCGACTCCGAGGACTGCCCCAGCGACGCAGGGCAGCTGCGTCGGCGCCGACACCGCCGCGTTCTTCGCCACCGAGCACCTGCTGGGCATGGTGCGGTTCGACTTCCCTCTCGGGACGACGACGCTGCCGGCGACGATGACAACGGCCAAGACGCCGCCGTTCATCCGGTCGCCGGAGGCCGAGCAGCTGTACCGGCCAGTCGGCCCGCTGCTGCACCGCGACAACTCGGTGAGGACGTACTACGTCAGGCCGCAGCATCGGGACGCCCCGGAAGCGCCTCCTGCGCTCAAGCTGccattgcagcagcagcaagagcaagGGCATGCGCTGTACGGCAACGGTTCCACCGGCAGGCTGCTCGGCGGCGAACCCAAAGCCCACTCATTTTCACCTCAT GTTACGGCCAACACGCTTCTCCCGGCGATGGAAGCGCCGGGCATGCAGAGCCCAACTGAGAACCCGCTGTCCAGGAGCTGCAGTATCGGTGCGCCGGGGACCCACACCGGGAACGTCGTCGCCGCGCCCGGGCACGGCGCGCCGAGCAAGACGCGGATCCGGTGGACGCAGGACCTCCACGAGCGGTTCGTCGACTGCGTGAaccagctcggcggcgcggaca AGGCGACTCCAAAGGGGATTCTGAAGCTGATGAACTCTGGTGTCCTCACAATCTACCACATCAAGAGCCACCTTCAG AAATACCGCATAGCCAAGTACATGCCGGCATCGACATCCGAAG GGAAACAGGAGAAAAGAGCCACCGGAAATGACGCGCAGAATCTCGACCCCAGCAC TGGAATGCAGATCACTGAAGCACTACGCGTCCAGCTCGACGTGCAGAGGCGCCTCCACGAGCAGCTCGAG ATCCAGAGGAATCTGCAGCTGAGGATCGAGGCGCAGGGAAAGAAGCTGCAGAAGATGTTCGAGGAGCAGCTCAAGGCGAGCAGGACCGTCAGGGAGCCGCCGGAGGAGCAGCCGGTCCAGAGCGCCGGCGCTGCCGCCTtcgccggcgtcggcgagcaGGACGACGAGGACGCGTTCGACGACGTGCAGCTGCTGTCCGTGGCCGGCAGCGGATATAACGATGCCAGGTTCCCGTCGAAGATAAGCTAG
- the LOC120680843 gene encoding probable plastid-lipid-associated protein 13, chloroplastic isoform X2: MKPILISSSEIFSRFPRGSPPPPRTVYCSTREKPTGYSSSGMAAAVALTTASPARLPSFRGRRDGRVRLSPRRPRPRYSGSCRAMAQTFQGGPAASYAREMERLSAKESLLLAYQYQFKDAGGFEALVSGKTTEMQRIDVNERIVGLERLNPTPRPTTSPFLEGRWNFEWFGDSSPGAFAARLLFERSPTTVAHFMGLDVLIKDGYTKFSSNLKFLNTIQSKFLLTTQLSVEGPVRMKEEYVEGLIEIPKISEETLPEQLKGLLGQTAGALQQLPSPIRDAVSEGLKLPLIQLQVERSNAYS; the protein is encoded by the exons ATGAAGCCCATTTTGATCTCCTCCTCGGAGATATTCTCTCGATTTCCACGGGggtcgccaccaccaccgcggaCGGTATACTGTAGCACGAGAGAGAAACCTACAGGCTATAGCTCGTCGGGCATGGCGGCCGCCGTGGCGCTGACGACGGCCTCTCCTGCCCGTCTCCCTTccttccgcggccgccgcgatgGCCGGGTGCGCCTCTCGCCCcgacgcccccgcccccgctacTCTGGGAGCTGCAGGGCCATGGCGCAGACCTTTCAGGGTGGGCCCGCCGCCAGTTACGCCCGCGAGATGGAGCGCCTCTCCGCCAAGGAGTCGCTCCTCCTAGCC TATCAATATCAGTTTAAAGATGCTGGGGGATTCGAGGCCTTGGTTAGCGGTAAGACCACAGAGATGCAGAGGATCGATGTCAACGAGCGGATCGTTGGACTTGAACGGCTGAACCCCACACCACGCCCCACAAC ATCGCCCTTCCTGGAAGGTCGATGGAACTTTGAATGGTTTGGTGACAGCAGTCCTGGAGCATTTGCAGCCCGGCTTTTGTTTGA GAGATCACCTACAACTGTTGCACACTTTATGGGACTTGACGTGTTGATCAAGGATGGATACACCAAATTCTCATCTAACCTCAAGTTCTTAAATACG ATACAAAGCAAATTCCTCCTCACCACACAATTATCCGTTGAGGGCCCTGTCAGGATGAAAGAGGAATATGTTGAGGGCCTTATAGAGATTCCCAAAATTAGCGAAGAAACGTTGCCTGAGCAATTAAAGGGCTTGCTTGGGCAGACTGCAGGAGCTCTGCAACAACTTCCTAGCCCTATTAGGGATGCTGTTTCAGAGGGGCTTAAATTGCCACTTA TTCAATTACAGGTGGAACGTTCCAACGCTTATTCATGA
- the LOC120680843 gene encoding probable plastid-lipid-associated protein 13, chloroplastic isoform X1, giving the protein MKPILISSSEIFSRFPRGSPPPPRTVYCSTREKPTGYSSSGMAAAVALTTASPARLPSFRGRRDGRVRLSPRRPRPRYSGSCRAMAQTFQGGPAASYAREMERLSAKESLLLAYQYQFKDAGGFEALVSGKTTEMQRIDVNERIVGLERLNPTPRPTTSPFLEGRWNFEWFGDSSPGAFAARLLFERSPTTVAHFMGLDVLIKDGYTKFSSNLKFLNTIQSKFLLTTQLSVEGPVRMKEEYVEGLIEIPKISEETLPEQLKGLLGQTAGALQQLPSPIRDAVSEGLKLPLSGTFQRLFMISYLDEEILIIRDAAGAPDVLTRLEGPQPNPIDGAADAVISEYES; this is encoded by the exons ATGAAGCCCATTTTGATCTCCTCCTCGGAGATATTCTCTCGATTTCCACGGGggtcgccaccaccaccgcggaCGGTATACTGTAGCACGAGAGAGAAACCTACAGGCTATAGCTCGTCGGGCATGGCGGCCGCCGTGGCGCTGACGACGGCCTCTCCTGCCCGTCTCCCTTccttccgcggccgccgcgatgGCCGGGTGCGCCTCTCGCCCcgacgcccccgcccccgctacTCTGGGAGCTGCAGGGCCATGGCGCAGACCTTTCAGGGTGGGCCCGCCGCCAGTTACGCCCGCGAGATGGAGCGCCTCTCCGCCAAGGAGTCGCTCCTCCTAGCC TATCAATATCAGTTTAAAGATGCTGGGGGATTCGAGGCCTTGGTTAGCGGTAAGACCACAGAGATGCAGAGGATCGATGTCAACGAGCGGATCGTTGGACTTGAACGGCTGAACCCCACACCACGCCCCACAAC ATCGCCCTTCCTGGAAGGTCGATGGAACTTTGAATGGTTTGGTGACAGCAGTCCTGGAGCATTTGCAGCCCGGCTTTTGTTTGA GAGATCACCTACAACTGTTGCACACTTTATGGGACTTGACGTGTTGATCAAGGATGGATACACCAAATTCTCATCTAACCTCAAGTTCTTAAATACG ATACAAAGCAAATTCCTCCTCACCACACAATTATCCGTTGAGGGCCCTGTCAGGATGAAAGAGGAATATGTTGAGGGCCTTATAGAGATTCCCAAAATTAGCGAAGAAACGTTGCCTGAGCAATTAAAGGGCTTGCTTGGGCAGACTGCAGGAGCTCTGCAACAACTTCCTAGCCCTATTAGGGATGCTGTTTCAGAGGGGCTTAAATTGCCACTTA GTGGAACGTTCCAACGCTTATTCATGATCTCTTACTTGGATGAAGAAATATTG ATTATCAGAGATGCTGCTGGAGCACCTGATGTCTTAACCAGACTGGAGGGGCCACAACCAAATCCAATTGATGGCGCAGCAGATGCAGTGATATCAGAATATGAAAGCTAA
- the LOC120680844 gene encoding zinc finger CCCH domain-containing protein 31, with product MEGAAAARKRSRPETANGAAAGGKRSKETESFQTGQSSKSKPCTKFFSTIGCPFGEGCHFLHFVPGGYPAVAKMLNLGSPAVSAPARAPADHAAVANSHPASTGKTRMCTKYNTVEGCKFGDKCHFAHSERELGKPAYMTHEAPPMGGRFGGRPEPPPPVAMGPPAGNFGASATAKISVDASLAGGIIGKGGVNTKQICRVTGVKLSIRDHESDPNLKNIELEGNFDQIKQASNMVSDLIATISASMPPKNPAPAGGRGGAPGGRSNYKTKLCENFVKGTCTFGERCHFAHGENEQRRGAA from the exons ATGGAGGGAGCCGCCGCGGCCCGGAAGAGATCCCGGCCGGAGACGGCCAACGGGGCCGCAGCCGGTGGGAAGCGCTCGAAAG AAACGGAGTCATTTCAAACTGGTCAATCAAGCAAATCGAAGCCTTGCACCAAGTTTTTCAG TACCATTGGGTGCCCTTTTGGTGAGGGATGTCATTTTCTGCACTTTGTCCCTGGTGGATACCCAGCAGTTGCAAAAATGCTCAACCTAGGCAGCCCTGCTGTATCTGCACCAGCAAGAGCTCCTGCAGATCATGCTGCTGTTGCTAACTCTCATCCAGCTTCGACGGGCAAGACACGCATGTGCACCAAATACAACACCGTTGAAGGCTGCAAATTTGGTGATAAGTGCCATTTTGCCCATAGCGAGAGAGAACTTGGCAAGCCAGCTTACATGACTCATGAAGCCCCTCCAATGGGTGGTCGGTTTGGAGGCCGACCTGAACCACCTCCGCCAGTTGCGATGGGTCCTCCAGCAGGGAACTTTGGCGCCTCAGCTACTGCCAAGATCAGTGTTGATGCCTCGCTTGCTGGCGGCATAATCGGTAAGGGTGGGGTCAACACAAAGCAGATATGCCGAGTTACGGGTGTCAAGCTCTCGATCCGCGACCACGAGTCAGATCCGAACCTGAAGAACATCGAGCTGGAAGGCAATTTCGACCAGATCAAGCAAGCCAGCAACATGGTGAGCGACCTCATTGCCACCATCAGCGCCAGCATGCCACCCAAAAACCCTGCGCCAGCAGGAGGCCGAGGGGGTGCCCCTGGGGGCAGGAGCAACTACAAGACGAAGCTATGTGAGAACTTCGTGAAGGGTACCTGCACATTCGGCGAGCGGTGCCACTTCGCCCATGGTGAGAACGAGCAGCGGAGAGGTGCGGCTTGA
- the LOC120682193 gene encoding protein PHOSPHATE STARVATION RESPONSE 1-like isoform X2 yields the protein MMNAKKIKLHDHHYGSPLCDPQMFPAAAAAAGLSFHPGLVSSLPQQHGGSGSWLHEEYTPTPRTAPATQGSCVGADTAAFFATEHLLGMVRFDFPLGTTTLPATMTTAKTPPFIRSPEAEQLYRPVGPLLHRDNSVRTYYVRPQHRDAPEAPPALKLPLQQQQEQGHALYGNGSTGRLLGGEPKAHSFSPHVTANTLLPAMEAPGMQSPTENPLSRSCSIGAPGTHTGNVVAAPGHGAPSKTRIRWTQDLHERFVDCVNQLGGADKATPKGILKLMNSGVLTIYHIKSHLQKYRIAKYMPASTSEGKQEKRATGNDAQNLDPSTGMQITEALRVQLDVQRRLHEQLEIQRNLQLRIEAQGKKLQKMFEEQLKASRTVREPPEEQPVQSAGAAAFAGVGEQDDEDAFDDVQLLSVAGSGYNDARI from the exons ATGATGAACGCCAAGAAGATTAAGCTGCACGACCACCACTACGGATCGCCGCTGTGCGACCCACAGAtgttcccggccgccgccgccgccgctgggctcTCCTTCCACCCGGGGCTCGTGAGCTCCTTGCCGCAGCAGCACGGCGGCTCTGGCAGCTGGCTGCACGAGGAGTACACCCCGACTCCGAGGACTGCCCCAGCGACGCAGGGCAGCTGCGTCGGCGCCGACACCGCCGCGTTCTTCGCCACCGAGCACCTGCTGGGCATGGTGCGGTTCGACTTCCCTCTCGGGACGACGACGCTGCCGGCGACGATGACAACGGCCAAGACGCCGCCGTTCATCCGGTCGCCGGAGGCCGAGCAGCTGTACCGGCCAGTCGGCCCGCTGCTGCACCGCGACAACTCGGTGAGGACGTACTACGTCAGGCCGCAGCATCGGGACGCCCCGGAAGCGCCTCCTGCGCTCAAGCTGccattgcagcagcagcaagagcaagGGCATGCGCTGTACGGCAACGGTTCCACCGGCAGGCTGCTCGGCGGCGAACCCAAAGCCCACTCATTTTCACCTCAT GTTACGGCCAACACGCTTCTCCCGGCGATGGAAGCGCCGGGCATGCAGAGCCCAACTGAGAACCCGCTGTCCAGGAGCTGCAGTATCGGTGCGCCGGGGACCCACACCGGGAACGTCGTCGCCGCGCCCGGGCACGGCGCGCCGAGCAAGACGCGGATCCGGTGGACGCAGGACCTCCACGAGCGGTTCGTCGACTGCGTGAaccagctcggcggcgcggaca AGGCGACTCCAAAGGGGATTCTGAAGCTGATGAACTCTGGTGTCCTCACAATCTACCACATCAAGAGCCACCTTCAG AAATACCGCATAGCCAAGTACATGCCGGCATCGACATCCGAAG GGAAACAGGAGAAAAGAGCCACCGGAAATGACGCGCAGAATCTCGACCCCAGCAC TGGAATGCAGATCACTGAAGCACTACGCGTCCAGCTCGACGTGCAGAGGCGCCTCCACGAGCAGCTCGAG ATCCAGAGGAATCTGCAGCTGAGGATCGAGGCGCAGGGAAAGAAGCTGCAGAAGATGTTCGAGGAGCAGCTCAAGGCGAGCAGGACCGTCAGGGAGCCGCCGGAGGAGCAGCCGGTCCAGAGCGCCGGCGCTGCCGCCTtcgccggcgtcggcgagcaGGACGACGAGGACGCGTTCGACGACGTGCAGCTGCTGTCCGTGGCCGGCAGCGGATATAACGATGCCAG gATTTGA